A window of Bradyrhizobium sp. AZCC 1719 genomic DNA:
ACATTGGCGCTGCCGCCGGAGCGGCGGCTGTCGAACATCACGCCGCTGCCGCGGCAGGCGTTCCTCTTGCTGTCGCTCGAAGGCTTCTCCGAGGAAGAGGTGGCGTTCATTCTCAATACCGACATCGCCGAGACCCGGCAGTTGACGGATACCGCCGGCCGCGAGATGGCGGCCGAAATCGCTACCGACGTCCTGATCATCGAGGACGAGACCTTCATCGCGATGGATCTCGAGAGCCTCGTGAAGAACCTCGGTCACAATGTTATCGGCGTCGCCCGCACCCATGCCGACGCGGTCGCGCTCGCCAAGAACAAGAAGCCCGGCCTGATCCTCGCCGACATCCAGCTCGCCGACGGCTCGTCGGGCCTGGATGCGGTCAATGAATTGCTGCGCGCGTTCGAGGTGCCGGTGGTGTTCATCACCGCTTACCCCGAGCGCTTCCTGACCGGCGAACGCCCCGAGCCCGCGTTCCTGATCTCAAAACCGTTCCAGCCCGCAATGGTTTCGGCGGTCGCGAGCCAGGCGCTGTTCTTCCAGCGCAACTCGCGCAATCGCACCCCGCGCGCGGCCACCGGCTGACGGGAGCCTTGTAGCGAGAGCAGTAACGATCCGGCGCGCTCAACTAGCGCGCCGGATTTTTTGCGGTCATAAACCGCAAGGCTTGAACCGCAAGGCTTGGGGCCGCGAATCAAATGGTGTGGGGGTAGAATTCGATGAGTATCGGGCTGATCGGCCTTCTCGACGATGTCGCTGGTATCGCGAAGGTAGCTGCAGCCTCCCTCGATGATGTCGCCAGCCAGGCCGCCAGGGCGGGCGCAAAAGCCGCAGGCGTTGTGATCGACGATACCGCGGTCACGCCCGGTTACGTGATCGGGTTCGAGCCGAAGCGCGAGCTTCCCATTGTGGGCAGGATCGCCGCAGGATCGCTGCGCAACAAGCTGTTGATTCTGCTGCCAGCCGCCTTGGTGCTGAGCTACTTCCTTCCCTGGACGATTACGCCGCTGCTGATGCTGGGCGGAGCCTATCTCTGCTACGAAGGGGTCGAGAAGGTGCTCGAAGCGGTCATGCCCCATCAGGCACACCAGCATGAGGCCCAACTCGAAACGGTCGCCTTGAATGCGCAGTCGGTCGAGGACGAGAAGGTCGCAAGCGCTGTCAAGACCGACTTCATCCTCTCGGCCGAGATCATGGCGATCACGCTGGCGGCGCTCCCGGCGGGGAGCATTTGGAAGCAGGCGCTCGTGTTGGCGGTTGTGGCGATCGGAATCACCGTCGCCGTGTATGGCGTGGTCGCCCTGATCGTGAAAGCCGACGACGTTGGGGTGGCGCTTGCGACCAACGATCGTGCTTCGCTTGTCGGCCGCGCGCTCGGCCGCGGCATCGTTCGCAGCATGCCCGTGCTGCTGAAAATCCTCAGCGTCGTCGGCACCGCCGCCATGATCTGGGTGGGCGGCGGCATCATCCTGCATGGCCTCGAGGCCTACGGCCCGCCCGCGATCGAACACGCCGTCAAGGCGGCGGCGGAGGCAGTGGCGCACGCTGTGCCGCCGGTCGCCGCGCTTCTCGAATGGGTGGTTGAGGCCGCCATCTCCGGTGTCATCGGATTGCTGGTCGGCGCCGCATCGATCCCGGTCGTCGGATTTGTCGTCGCGCCGGCGTGGAAATGGCTGAAGCATCTTCTGCAACGCGGTCAGAACAGGCCGGCTCAGTGAAGAGCCGCCGGTTTGCGGCGGAAGAGGTTAAACCTTCGTATAGCCGGTCCATCCGTTTCGATACCGGCGGCTTACCTCGGTACAATTGAGCTCGGCGCGCATGCACCTTAACGTTGGCGCGTCGAGGCAGGATGTAATATCGACTAAACTACCGGCGCAGCGCGCGATTGTTCCTCCCGGTCGTCGGCGCCCCTGCCTCGTCACCTCGGTCAGCTTTGGTACCTAGAGCGTGCGGGCAAGCCTTTAGCGAATGCTCGCCCGATCGGCGTCCCCTTAAATGAGAGGCCAGTGTCCGATGATGCCGTCCGACAGAATCGCGCTCTTTATCGATGGCGCCAATCTTTACGCGACCGCCAGGACACTCGGTTTCGACGTCGACTACCGGCGTCTGCTTAAGGAGTTCCAGGGCCGTGGCACGTTATTGCGCGCGTTCTACTACACGACCATTGTCGAGGATCAGGAATACACATCGATCCGTCCGCTGGTCGATTGGCTCGATTATAACGGCTACACCGTGGTCACCAAGCTCAGCAAGGAATTCACTGACGCCAGTGGCCGCCGCAAGGTGAAGGGCAGCATGCATATCGAGCTTACCGTCAATGCGATGGAGCTCGCCGAGCG
This region includes:
- a CDS encoding LabA-like NYN domain-containing protein; amino-acid sequence: MMPSDRIALFIDGANLYATARTLGFDVDYRRLLKEFQGRGTLLRAFYYTTIVEDQEYTSIRPLVDWLDYNGYTVVTKLSKEFTDASGRRKVKGSMHIELTVNAMELAERIDRMFLFSGDGDFRSLVEAVQRRGVHVTVVSTLTSQPPMVADELRRQADAFIELAELKAAIGRDPSERPGLRDIRQQLPPFATRGAINGGGIAG
- a CDS encoding DUF808 domain-containing protein; this translates as MSIGLIGLLDDVAGIAKVAAASLDDVASQAARAGAKAAGVVIDDTAVTPGYVIGFEPKRELPIVGRIAAGSLRNKLLILLPAALVLSYFLPWTITPLLMLGGAYLCYEGVEKVLEAVMPHQAHQHEAQLETVALNAQSVEDEKVASAVKTDFILSAEIMAITLAALPAGSIWKQALVLAVVAIGITVAVYGVVALIVKADDVGVALATNDRASLVGRALGRGIVRSMPVLLKILSVVGTAAMIWVGGGIILHGLEAYGPPAIEHAVKAAAEAVAHAVPPVAALLEWVVEAAISGVIGLLVGAASIPVVGFVVAPAWKWLKHLLQRGQNRPAQ
- a CDS encoding response regulator, which encodes MSRSQLVAEHLPLLRRYARALTGNQASGDAYVAAMLEALLQDASLLDERYGPRAGLFKLFTQIWNSVSLNDNPDVATLALPPERRLSNITPLPRQAFLLLSLEGFSEEEVAFILNTDIAETRQLTDTAGREMAAEIATDVLIIEDETFIAMDLESLVKNLGHNVIGVARTHADAVALAKNKKPGLILADIQLADGSSGLDAVNELLRAFEVPVVFITAYPERFLTGERPEPAFLISKPFQPAMVSAVASQALFFQRNSRNRTPRAATG